From the genome of Mucilaginibacter paludis DSM 18603:
TTCAACGATGAATTACTCCGGAGCCAATTCCCATGAAGAAAGTACGAACGACTATTATTTAACCGATGCGGATTACACTGCGCTCTATTCGATATTTGATCAGTCCATGTACACCTGGCAAAAGGAACATCTTTTTGATATAGGCGCAAATGGCAATGACTGGTCATATACTTACCGTGCTGTTTATTTCTCCAATTCTGTACTGGATGAACTTAACCAAATTGCACGTACATCTGCAAATCAAACCAATTGGGATAATATCAAAGGCCAGGCACTGGTTTTCAGGGCTAACCGGTTTCTGGATGCCTTGTCGATATGGTCACTGGCATACGACCAGACTACCGCGGCTACAGACCTTGGTATTCCCCTACGGCTTGACCCGGATTTCAATGAGAAAACAGTCAGGGCATCTGTTCAGCAAAGTTATCAGCAGGTGATTTCCGATATAAGAACTGCGATACCAATTTTGCCAGTTACTCCTGCAAGTGTTTTGCGTCCGTCAAAACCGGCGGCTTACGCCTTGCTTGCCCGCACCTATCTATGGATGCGTGATTATACCCGTGCCGGACTGTATGCAGACTCTTCGCTTCAATTGTACAATAAACTGTTAGACTATAACACCTTAATCCCCACAGACGGATATCCCGTAAAAGACCTGAATGCTGAAACCTTATTTGAACGGGCTTCAGCGCTTTCTGACCCCTTAAATAATAGCGTTGCCAAAATTGATCCTTTACTTTATCAATCCTATGCTTCGAATGACTTAAGAAAAATGATTTTCTTTAAGGCAAATACGGATGGATCGGTTGGGTTCAAAGGGTGCTATGTCGGTAATGCGACGTTATTTACCGGAATAGCGACAGATGAAGTTTATTTGACCAGGGCTGAATATTATGCAAGGCAGAATAATGTAACTGCGGCAATGGCTGATTTAAATACTCTGCTGAGCAAACGCTGGAAAACAGGTAAATTCATCGCTTTAACAGCTGCTACACCGGCAGATGCCCTCACACTGATATTACAGGAGCGTCGAAAGGAATTACTGATGCGGGGATTAAGGTGGATGGATATTAAAAGGTTGAATAAGGAAGGTGCAAGTATCAGCCTGCAAAGAACAGTTAACGGGCAGGCCTATAACTTACCTGCGGGAGATTTTCGTTTTGCTTTGCCTATACCCGATGATATTATATCGTTGGCAGGAATAACGCAAAATTATAGGTGAGATGATAAATTTGTATGACAGAATACATGAATTAGTCAATCTATAAGCATACCATGCAATAAATAATCGCATGATATGCTGTGTATTATCCTAAATATTTGGATAATTTAAAAAACTGATATTTATTTAATCAGGGTCTTTGCTGAGGTGCCAGGGCCATTACATCATCTTTGGTTTCACCATTCAGGAAAGTCTGAAGCTCTGCCTGATCACTCGCGGCAACGGAAATGGAACAGGGACGGTTACCCCCAGACTGACAATCTGTAGGCACTGTATTAGTTGACCAGTTGCTGGAGGTGAGAATAGCAGAGGCGCTGCTGCTTGAACCATTATAATACCAGGTTGTGTTATCCTGCTTCTTAATAGCTTTTGCTTCACCGGGCGCTTTCATCGCCATCATGGTGCCAGTACCTAAGACAACGAAAAATAGCAATGCAATAGTTGCTGCTATTTTGTTTTTGATTGGGTTGAACAGTTTGCTGTTCATAACATGGTCTTTTTTTGCTAAAAAAGATTACCTTAAAAAATGTCTGATTTGGTATATTTATATCGCGTTTTGTCTTTAGGCAGACCTCACCGTAACTTTTTACATCCCTGATGTATCGGTTACCTGATCCCGAATAGCCCGGCACGGCTATTCGGGTTTTTCGTGAACAGCGCAAACTTACGGTCGCGTGTAACTCTGTTGACAACTCTCTTTCGGGCGTAAGTACAGGTCAAAAGTGGTTTTACTGATATGGTTTGACACCACACCGATGCAGCCATGTACGCCCTGATGAAACGGATGCATAGCACTACCATAGCGGCCAACATGGTCTTTGCAGCAATTGCCGCTGCCATATCCTTGATCTTTGCTGCATCTACGTTTTTCATCTTCTTTACATTTTGCTCTTTATTGAACTTACATTTCACCGGCGCAGCCCAGGCACCGCCTGCCCTCAACTTCGGCACTTTATCGATGTTGCCTTCGTCCCTTACATGAGTTCCCAGTCCAATCTTGCCAGTAACCACCGGTTTATACATGGAATGGTTTGCGCCACTGCTACCATGAATTTTGTGTGTGATTTACTACCGTGTTCATAAGCCTTTTTATTAAATTGGATTTAAAACTTGTTAACTGTAGTAAATTTCGGGAATGGGTGCGTAACCCCGAAGCAGAAAACACACCACTTTCAGCTAATTTCAGGCCTGATTGGTCTTAAAAATGTGTGTTTTTTGCCGGTGGCTTTTTTAGAAAGCCCAGAAAAATGGCAGAAAACGCCCTTTAAAGTAATTTGAAGGCGGATTTTTAAAGTATTTGGTGAATTGTACACTGAAACTATGCAAATCCTTATAGCCGACGTGGATGTACACTTCGTTTACCTGCATTTTTTCTTTGGACAGCAGCCGTTTGGCATGTTCCATCCGGACCTGGATCAGGAAATTATGGGGTGTCGTCTCAAACTCCTCTTTAAAGTCTGTAATCAGCGTTTTTTCACTGATGTGAAATTGGTTTGCGATAGAAGCGTTATCCAGCGTGGAATCGGCATAGTTTTCTTCCAGAAAGTCCTTGATGCGATAGGGACGCTGGGTGAATTTGGCATCCAGCAGCCGCTGGTAATCGGCTATCACTATTTTAGTCTGCTTGGACAAGGTGGCTTCCAGGTCTTCACCCAATACCTCTTCTTCTCTAAATAGTTGCTCCATGCTTTGTTTCATGTCGTTGTCCATCTGGCAGGCAGGCATATGTCCGAACAGTTCATCGCTATGTTCCATGCTTTCTATGAACGGCTTCAGGCGTGGGTAACGCTTTAAATGCCTGATGATCCAGTTCGCCCTTGGGCATAGGTAGCATAAACGATAGCTGCCCGCTGGCAGACGGTACTTATATTCACCTTTTTTATTATAGGTGACATAGCACGTGTTACCTGGTGCCTCGGCGATCAGCTTTCCGTCTGGGGTGTGAAAAGTAATCATGCCTTCCAACATCAGAAACAGGAACAGACTTGGGCTTTCAACCAGATAGGTCGCTTCAAGGTCTTGATGCAATTTAAATTCCACCACTTCCATAAAAAAGAGAATATGGCTGTGAAACTGGCAGACAATCGTCCCTTCTTCAATGGTAATCTGCTCGGTTTCAGCGTAGGGTATCCTGTATTTACACCATTCGGGAATCTTGCCGGTGATTGTAGTTATAATGGATTGGGAATTAAATCCCAGTTTGATTGGCCTTTCCATAATAATTCATGCTTTATGATTTATAATCAAGTGGTTTTAAAAAGCAAGAATATTCCGGTACAGGGACATTTGAAAATAGTTTCAACAAATGCTGTATTTGGTGGAATGAATGGCTTGTTTCGGGGAATGAACGATGCACAGGCAAGCCTGAAGTTACCGTTTGTGCGAAGTGGTCAAAAACACCCTCGGACGTATTTCGGCAGAGGATCGTATTTTTCAGGTTGATGTGTTCTTCCTGTAAATAGGTGGTTTTCGTATAAGACATAGACATTCGTATTGAGATCAGGTATCAGCATAGTATCATTGTTATTTATCAATAGTTAAACAGGTATCTACTAAATTAATATTATTGTATTTTCATTCAAAATACCTGGGCATATCTGAAACCGAAAATTTGGATTTTCTATGTTTTCGCGCAGAAATATGCGCGAAAAGGCATATTTCTACACGGATATTATTAAAAAGTCTACTGCGGATAAGCTTGGCGAAGAAGGATTATTGTAATTTTAAGGGTAACCGGTTAAAGGCCTGGATCTGGGAACTAACATATTTTATTCCTAACTATGTTAGTTATATAACCTGAACAACCCGTACCACCTGATCTGCACTTTCCCCGAAGTTCCGCCGATACAAATCTGAAATGGGGCGGATACCACACGGCTTTCATATTAAACCTCTACTTTTCTTGTCACCGCTCAAAAGGCATTATACTATGGTTGCTTTCAAAATTGGTGCCGATGATGTTACTATTTCTATAGGAATAATAACGGTATGTCAGGACAGTCACGGCATCCGGTTCCGGCAAGCGATTGCAGGCCACCCGCGATAGAGCGGGTTACCTGCCACCGCCTGCCTCACCGCCCACAGCAAAACAGCCATCCGCTACGCTTCCGGCTGATTTGCTTTTCCCGTTGCTCCTGAAAAGAAACAGCCAATTACGCCACAATCGCAAAGATAGCCCTCGCCGGGATAAACGTAAAGGGTATATAAACAGGCGGTTTTGTTTGTTTTTTTTATTGGTCCGCCTGCCCTTGACATTTACCCCGGCTCCGCGCTGTTGTTGCTTAAGTGGTGAAAATGGGCGGGTGTGCGTAATGACTTGCAGGGCGCAAATGTCCGCTTTTATAGCTGTTTCGGTAGAATAGATTAGAAATGTCCTGGAACCGTTTTGAGATTAGTGTATTCACGGTAACTTGTCTGACAAGAGGCTGTAGACCAGTAGCTCAACCCGGCTATTGCCATGCCTTGTAAAATAAGTCCAGTCAACGCGCCCGCGTTTAGCAAAGATGTACGTTTGTCCACAAAAACGGTCTTTGCCGCCTGCCGCATAGGCTTACCCGGGGGGCGGAACTTCCCCGTTGAAAGCGTGTCAAATAGGCAAAGAAATAATTATCGCCAATAGTTTTACGCCGCCTATGGATCACGCCCATTTAGAATACGGCAAGGCATTCACTTCTTTGACCAATGCCAACCCATCTGCCTTAGGGTAAATTCGTTCCAGGTAGGTTTTAAAAGCCAGGGTAACCTCGGTGCTTTGCCATTCCATCATGGTCAGGCAAAGCTCCGGCCAGCGCTTCCTCTCCGACATGAAACCGTATAAAGGCAGGTAGGGCGGCGCGGAATCAAAGGCGTTTCTGACGAGCTTATCATACCGCGTTTTTTCGAAATTCCGTTTAAAGTCCCGCACCAGGTCATAAGCTACCACATGCTTGCCGCCGTGCCTGACCAGGTCGCCCAGGAAGGGCGAACCATCATCCCAAAAGAAATTAAACAGGTAATCCCGGAAACCCTTTTCTGACAAGTCGCATAAATCAACGCTGTAATAGGCGTAAGCTGCTTTAAACGTTTCCATAGAAAAGTCATCCCGGTGCTTTTCGATGATAAAGCTGATGACTTCCTTTTCTTTTTTGATAGCCAATTCAATATCCGGCCCTTTGCTTCCTGCTCCCGGCACATCGAGAAAAAAGCGCGGTTTGGAAAACAATCCGAAATAATAGCTTTTAAAATAAATGGTCTGCCGTTCATAGGTCACCATGACATATAAGGGATGAGTAGCTACCCCGTGAAAATCTACCTGTTTCAGGCGGTCATTGAAGTAGGTTTTATAACTGATCTTATTCATCGGAAAAGAATTAGAAAAAAAATAAAATATTTTCTGACGGCTTTTGATGCGTTTTGATGCAGGTCAAGTTTCTAAAAATTGAAGATCCGCAGCAAAGTCTGTCAAAAACCAGCGGAAACGCGGTATTTCCTGTTAAAAGCAAAGCTACCCATAAGTTATGATATATTTTAATTTGTCATAACATTTCTATACATTCGTATTGATTTCTATAAAGCAGTAACTCCTGCAGTATTCCCCGGATTGGGTAATATCAACGTAACCAGCGAAAATCGACTGGGCCGAAACAAAAATTTTAATGGTTTTACTAATACGAATATACAATGACAGCTATTGATTTAATTACTAAAGAAGACCTGAAACAGTTAGAGAACAAACTGTTAAACGCGATTGAGGCGATCAGGCATCCCGCAGGCGGAGGCCAAAGCAAGCAATGGCTGAAAAGCCAGGAAGTGCGGAAGCTGCTGAACATTTCGCCGGGCGCGCTACAAAACCTGCGGATTAACGGCACGCTTCGTTATACCAAGATCGGCGGCATCCTTTATTATAAACTGGAAGACATCAACAAATTACTGGAAGGAGGTTTGCAATGATTGCTAAGGTTATCCGGCAGGAAGCTGCCGTCTACAGTAAATGGATCAGGTGCATGTCGCAGGACAACCGGTTGCTGGCTACCCATGTCAGCCTGTTCTCCGGCCTGTTTGCCTGCTACCAGCGGAGCGGGTTTGTCAATCCGTTTCCTGTGAACCGGAAAACGCTGATGGCCTACGGCAAGATCGCTTCAATAGCCACTTACCACAAGTGTATCCGGGAGCTGGATGAGTTTGGTTATATCCGTTACCAGCCGTCCTTTCACCCAACCAAGGGCAGCCTCGTTTACTGGCCGGAATGGTCGGGATGACCGGGAGCTACTTTATATCCCGATATGGCGATATAACATAGCTGTATAGCTAGTATCTGGCTATACAGCTATAAAATCTCCAAGTACAAAATAGCTGAATATCTATGCATCTGGATATACAGCTATATAGATATTAAATCTCCCGGTACCTCGTACCGGGAGATTAAGTAACCAGCAACTTAGTAACTTGATACGACATGACCAGCGATTTAGTAACCCGTTATCAGATAACGGGAGATGGTATAACCCGTCACAATAGAACCAGCGATTTAATCGCCAGATACAAAGGAGCCGGTTACGGCGTAACTAACAGCCGTATACCAGCCTTCGTATTGGCGCTGACAGCGCCAATACGAAGGCCAATACCTAAAAAGCATCGTTTTTGTAACACAAAAACAGTTAAGGCCATGCCTAAACCACGGCAAACGGCTCAGGGGCCGGTAAAAACTGCGTTTTTACCAAAAGCGCGTGTCCAAACGAAAAATCGTTTGGAGCAAGCGGGAATTGGGCATAGCCCTATTCTGCTTGCCATTTGCGCTGCAAATGGGGTTTTGAGTATCCTCCGGGGATACTCAGCCGCTTTTTTACCGGCAAAAAGAAAGAAAACAGGATACCCACGGGTATCCTCCATAGCTGTATATACGCTTAACGCGCTGTATCGCCCCACACCAGGCGGTTGGTACAGCCTATTACCAATAACAAAGAATATATGGACGATATTAATGTTAAGTCAGTAAGATACCCCGAAGCGGTTGACCATAAGTTTGAAAAGATAGCCCTTAAACTGGGCCGCACCAAACGCCAGGTCTTTATTCAGATGGTGGACTATTTTTATAAAAGCAAGAAAGACCCTGCAGACCTGAATGATGAACTGTTAAAAAATTCACTGATGAAGAACCATCAGCAATATATCGGTTTTATCAGGACACAGGAGGACATGCTGCTCATCCCGATTAAAACAGAGATGGACAGGGTTTCCGAATCACAGGGCGAGATCATCCAGCGGTTTAATACCGAAGTCCTGGAGCACAATGTAAAAGTGCTGAACAATCAAACCGCCCATTCCAAAGCGTTCGGCGAATTAGGCCGTGTGCTGGACATCATCCTGAAAGCCATGCAAATCAAAGAGAACCTGAAAAGACAGTTTGTGCTGATCCTTGATGGCTATATCCGGTCGCGGGAGGCATTTGGCATGATGACATCCGGAAGAGAAAAGGAAGAACTGGTTGCTGCCACTAAAGAGCAGGTGAGGTTACTATAATAATTTAATTCCCCCTTTAGGGCATAGCCGTCAACTTTAGAAAAAAAAGGGATAAAATTTTTTTAGAGCAAGAATCGGAACTGCAAAATTGCAGTCATTATTCGAGCGAATGAGTTCGGAACTATTTGAACCAACGGTGTTAGATGGCCTGGCCCGTAAAACAGAGGCGATACAACGCAAACGAAAAGTGGGAGGCAAGGAACTATTGGATATGGCGTTATTTGATGGAGATCAATCGTTTAACGGCATGAGTATGCAGTTAATGCGGAGGGATGGGCTTGATATTTCGAAGCAGGCATTGCATCAAAGACATCACAGCAATATGACAAAGTTTGTACAAGCCGTTTTTGAGCAATTAATAGCAGTTGAGTTACCGCAAGAGCAAACACAGGGCTTGGAGATCCGTATCAAAGATTCTACCCGTTTCGCGTTGCCGGAAGTTATTGCAGAGACATTCCCCGGAACAAAAGGAAGTGGGATGAAAGCGGGAGCATCTGTACAATTTGAATTTGAAATCAAAAGTGGTAAAAGCGATATCAAAGTAACTCCGGCCAACGCAAATGACCAGGGTGAGAGTCATCTGGACAAGGCATCAATTCAGCCGGGGGTATTATATATGAGAGATCTGGGTTACACTCACTTGAGTTATATGAACAATATTAACAAAGTCAAAGCTTTCTTTATTAATAAATTATGTCCGAAAACAACGATTTATCTATTAAAGGACGACCAATACCAAAAGTTAGAGTTGTCGAAACTACAAGGCATAACCGGCGTATTTGATCAACAGGTATATATCGGAGCTGATAAGATGCCGGTAAGGATAATAATAGAACCGGTAAGTGAAGAGCTCAAGGCAAGGCGGATAGCCAATACTGAAAAGTACAATAAAAAGAAAGGCAGTACCACCAGTAAGGGATTCAAAGAGCGGGCAGGGTTTAACTTTATTGTTACCAACCTGGTGAGCGAAAAATATAGCGCTGAATTGATCCAAAAGTTATATCACCTGCGATGGCAGATAGAATTGGTTTTTAAAGCATGGAAGTCGTTTTTAAAGATACACACGTTCCCCAAAGGAAGTTCGGATCGTATAACCAGTATATTATACAGTAAGTTGATCTGGGCAGTTTTGAGTTGGAAAATATGCATGGCTATCGGTAAGATAGGTCAAATTAGTGTTTTAAAGGTGCATCGACTAATCGCTTCTACGAAAGAAGAATTGCGAGCGCAGCTTTTAGGGATATGCTCAAAGTGGTTAGCTCTGTTGGAGAAATTAAACTTAAAGCACCTTTCAAAAGAGCACAGAAAACATAGGTTAAAAATAGAAGAAATTGTAATAAGTATTTGATTATTAGATATTTAAATACTATATTTAGATAGTTAAACAAAAATAAGAAAGGCGGGGTCATCTAAACCTCCCCGCCTTAAAAAACGAAAAATATGAGAGTAAAAATACATAGGTTTGCCCATGCGGGCAAACCGCGCCTAAAAATTAAATAACTGAAAATCAATTATGTATGAGTACAGTCGCTTAAATTGACGGCTATGCCCTTTAGGGGGTTAGGGGGCGTATGTTTATCAATATTTCAGACAGCAGGGAAGCGGAAAACAAAGGGAGCAGCAGCAAGCTGGTGCATTACCTCGAAAAAGAGAACCGGACCGATAACAGGCAAAAACCGGAATACTGGTTCAACGGGCAACAGGTGAGTATTCAGCCTTATGAGGTCATGCGGAAAATAGACGGGAATGTTGCCAAGCTTGGTAAGGACGATGCCAAATTCTTTTTGGTCAATATCAGCCCGAGCCAAAAGGAGATCGCTTTTCTAAAGGAGCAATACGGCGAAGATGGTGCCAGAGACCAAATGAAAGGATTTGCGGTCAGGGTAATGGATGCCTACGCGCAGAATTTCAAACGAGAGAGCATCAACGGACATGAAGACCTGATATGGTTTGCCAAGCTGGAAAACTACCGCTATTACAGCCACAACGACCCGGAGGTTAAACAAGGGCTCAAAAAGCGGGGCGACCGCAAGGATGGCGAACAGCTGCATGTTCAGGTCATTGTCAGCCGTAAAGACGCGACCAATACCATTAAACTTAGCCCCATGAACAATTCGCGCGGAAAAAATGCGGCGCATTCCAAAAAGATGGGCCAGTTTGACCGTTTGGCATTTAAAAAATGCGGTGAAAGTCTCTTCGACAGCCTGTTTGAATTTGACAGGCAGCTTAAAGATACACTGGCGTATGCCAATACCAAAAAGAACGGTAGCCTGACCGAAAGGGCGACAATGGAAAAACTGGAACAGGAAACATGCGCTAAAATGCGA
Proteins encoded in this window:
- a CDS encoding DUF5712 family protein; this translates as MFINISDSREAENKGSSSKLVHYLEKENRTDNRQKPEYWFNGQQVSIQPYEVMRKIDGNVAKLGKDDAKFFLVNISPSQKEIAFLKEQYGEDGARDQMKGFAVRVMDAYAQNFKRESINGHEDLIWFAKLENYRYYSHNDPEVKQGLKKRGDRKDGEQLHVQVIVSRKDATNTIKLSPMNNSRGKNAAHSKKMGQFDRLAFKKCGESLFDSLFEFDRQLKDTLAYANTKKNGSLTERATMEKLEQETCAKMREAEIGTDLSPEQVDLELAPDTQEQTAEIGYSHESWAAPFRIDIADDIDDEAIHGRNRHRKRKARTNTR
- a CDS encoding helix-turn-helix domain-containing protein, with the translated sequence MERPIKLGFNSQSIITTITGKIPEWCKYRIPYAETEQITIEEGTIVCQFHSHILFFMEVVEFKLHQDLEATYLVESPSLFLFLMLEGMITFHTPDGKLIAEAPGNTCYVTYNKKGEYKYRLPAGSYRLCYLCPRANWIIRHLKRYPRLKPFIESMEHSDELFGHMPACQMDNDMKQSMEQLFREEEVLGEDLEATLSKQTKIVIADYQRLLDAKFTQRPYRIKDFLEENYADSTLDNASIANQFHISEKTLITDFKEEFETTPHNFLIQVRMEHAKRLLSKEKMQVNEVYIHVGYKDLHSFSVQFTKYFKNPPSNYFKGRFLPFFWAF
- a CDS encoding helix-turn-helix domain-containing protein; translated protein: MTAIDLITKEDLKQLENKLLNAIEAIRHPAGGGQSKQWLKSQEVRKLLNISPGALQNLRINGTLRYTKIGGILYYKLEDINKLLEGGLQ
- a CDS encoding BfmA/BtgA family mobilization protein — translated: MDDINVKSVRYPEAVDHKFEKIALKLGRTKRQVFIQMVDYFYKSKKDPADLNDELLKNSLMKNHQQYIGFIRTQEDMLLIPIKTEMDRVSESQGEIIQRFNTEVLEHNVKVLNNQTAHSKAFGELGRVLDIILKAMQIKENLKRQFVLILDGYIRSREAFGMMTSGREKEELVAATKEQVRLL
- a CDS encoding IS4 family transposase, with the translated sequence MSSELFEPTVLDGLARKTEAIQRKRKVGGKELLDMALFDGDQSFNGMSMQLMRRDGLDISKQALHQRHHSNMTKFVQAVFEQLIAVELPQEQTQGLEIRIKDSTRFALPEVIAETFPGTKGSGMKAGASVQFEFEIKSGKSDIKVTPANANDQGESHLDKASIQPGVLYMRDLGYTHLSYMNNINKVKAFFINKLCPKTTIYLLKDDQYQKLELSKLQGITGVFDQQVYIGADKMPVRIIIEPVSEELKARRIANTEKYNKKKGSTTSKGFKERAGFNFIVTNLVSEKYSAELIQKLYHLRWQIELVFKAWKSFLKIHTFPKGSSDRITSILYSKLIWAVLSWKICMAIGKIGQISVLKVHRLIASTKEELRAQLLGICSKWLALLEKLNLKHLSKEHRKHRLKIEEIVISI
- a CDS encoding RagB/SusD family nutrient uptake outer membrane protein; the encoded protein is MKKTFIHRSFIVLSIVLAWFMAGCKKYLDEKSSKKLVIPSNLTDLQALLDNYSTMNYSGANSHEESTNDYYLTDADYTALYSIFDQSMYTWQKEHLFDIGANGNDWSYTYRAVYFSNSVLDELNQIARTSANQTNWDNIKGQALVFRANRFLDALSIWSLAYDQTTAATDLGIPLRLDPDFNEKTVRASVQQSYQQVISDIRTAIPILPVTPASVLRPSKPAAYALLARTYLWMRDYTRAGLYADSSLQLYNKLLDYNTLIPTDGYPVKDLNAETLFERASALSDPLNNSVAKIDPLLYQSYASNDLRKMIFFKANTDGSVGFKGCYVGNATLFTGIATDEVYLTRAEYYARQNNVTAAMADLNTLLSKRWKTGKFIALTAATPADALTLILQERRKELLMRGLRWMDIKRLNKEGASISLQRTVNGQAYNLPAGDFRFALPIPDDIISLAGITQNYR